A window of Merismopedia glauca CCAP 1448/3 contains these coding sequences:
- a CDS encoding class I SAM-dependent methyltransferase, producing the protein MDFFKIDKKSQEIIKLVVDKPTWTPGESSFIHRMYETYEEYLNHQAAKLGKINLTRYDTEYRKALYERLLELGIFERGDSILCLGARIGTECKAFIDLGCFPIGIDLNPGESNAYVVHGDFHNLQFADASIDYVFTNSLDHAYNFDQIIAEILRVLRPKGAFIAEIVAGSDDEHGREPGDYESAWWQKNDDVIQRIASHNLTIERKDRFSYPWGGDRVLFRKQS; encoded by the coding sequence ATGGATTTTTTTAAAATAGACAAGAAGTCCCAAGAAATAATCAAATTAGTTGTAGATAAGCCAACTTGGACTCCAGGAGAATCTTCATTTATTCATCGAATGTATGAAACTTATGAAGAATACCTCAACCACCAAGCTGCAAAGCTAGGTAAAATTAATTTAACCAGATATGATACCGAATATCGAAAAGCTCTTTACGAGCGTCTCCTAGAACTCGGCATATTTGAGCGTGGGGATAGTATTTTATGTCTAGGCGCTCGAATAGGAACAGAATGTAAAGCCTTTATCGATCTAGGGTGTTTTCCAATTGGAATAGATTTAAATCCTGGTGAAAGTAATGCCTATGTAGTTCATGGAGATTTTCACAATTTACAATTCGCTGATGCTTCAATAGATTATGTGTTTACTAACTCTTTAGATCATGCTTATAATTTCGACCAAATTATTGCCGAAATCCTGCGAGTTTTACGACCTAAAGGTGCTTTTATTGCCGAAATTGTCGCTGGCTCGGATGACGAACACGGTCGAGAACCAGGAGATTATGAAAGTGCATGGTGGCAAAAAAATGATGATGTGATTCAACGAATTGCCAGTCATAATTTAACTATTGAAAGGAAAGATCGCTTTTCTTATCCTTGGGGAGGCGATCGCGTTTTATTCCGCAAACAATCCTGA
- a CDS encoding glycosyltransferase: protein MLQIAIGTEASQYIPQKVLEFSIRECTTSLLDIRCLKQSEKRIGGTKFGFVRFHVPAAFGYQGTAIYLDADQIVLADLQQLCEALEDPYSLGLVRDLVGIFGDKPVPKRYETSVMVLNCNKLKSWQPETLFKNVVPNDAVLETGQMHYRDFMWLKWMDEREIQLIDSAWNHFNILQPDTKLVHFSHVASQPWKNPQHPLTGFWSQWLVKTLDSGFLKRRELLREIILRHIHPYFLKYCF, encoded by the coding sequence ATGCTCCAGATTGCGATTGGAACTGAAGCTAGTCAATACATACCTCAAAAAGTTTTAGAATTTTCAATTAGAGAATGTACTACTAGCCTGTTAGATATTCGCTGCCTTAAACAAAGTGAAAAGCGGATCGGAGGAACTAAATTTGGTTTCGTTCGTTTCCACGTTCCAGCAGCTTTTGGATATCAAGGAACAGCAATTTATTTGGATGCAGATCAGATTGTTCTAGCAGATTTGCAGCAGCTTTGTGAAGCGCTAGAAGATCCTTATTCCCTAGGTTTAGTCAGAGATTTAGTCGGAATTTTTGGTGATAAACCCGTCCCCAAACGCTATGAAACCAGCGTGATGGTACTTAACTGTAACAAGCTCAAATCTTGGCAGCCTGAGACATTATTTAAAAATGTTGTTCCTAATGATGCAGTCCTAGAAACAGGACAAATGCACTATCGCGATTTTATGTGGCTTAAGTGGATGGATGAACGAGAAATTCAACTAATAGATAGTGCTTGGAATCATTTCAATATTTTACAACCGGATACGAAGTTAGTTCATTTTAGTCATGTGGCTTCCCAGCCTTGGAAAAATCCTCAACATCCCCTAACTGGTTTCTGGAGTCAGTGGTTAGTAAAAACTCTAGATAGTGGTTTTTTAAAACGGAGAGAACTTTTGAGAGAAATTATTTTGAGACACATCCATCCCTATTTCTTGAAATACTGTTTTTGA